Proteins encoded in a region of the Candidatus Binataceae bacterium genome:
- the lspA gene encoding signal peptidase II, protein MSESAVAQLMIEPPRRRRNPLLIVIGLVTLPVLILDQVTKLIVSSRMELFESIAVIPHWVDITYTRNSGAAFSMFTNLPGWFRGAFLAGLALVAIVVLIVLIARSDGLTLTTLAFALILAGASGNLIDRGLRGQVVDFVRVHYYEWNYPIFNVADSAITIGVTLIVLSSLRSPKKD, encoded by the coding sequence ATGTCTGAGTCGGCGGTGGCGCAATTGATGATTGAGCCTCCGCGACGCCGTCGAAATCCGCTGCTGATTGTGATCGGATTGGTTACCCTTCCGGTGCTGATCTTGGACCAGGTAACCAAGCTCATCGTCAGCTCGCGGATGGAGCTGTTCGAGAGCATCGCGGTCATCCCGCACTGGGTCGACATCACCTACACGCGCAATTCGGGCGCCGCGTTCAGTATGTTCACGAATCTGCCCGGGTGGTTCCGGGGCGCCTTTTTGGCGGGACTGGCGCTGGTGGCGATAGTGGTGTTGATCGTGCTGATTGCACGTAGCGACGGACTGACGCTGACCACCCTGGCCTTCGCCCTGATACTGGCGGGTGCGAGCGGGAATCTGATCGACCGTGGCCTGCGCGGTCAAGTCGTCGATTTTGTGCGTGTCCACTATTACGAATGGAATTATCCAATCTTCAACGTCGCCGACAGTGCGATCACCATTGGGGTTACTCTGATTGTCCTGAGCTCACTGCGAAGCCCGAAAAAAGATTGA